A portion of the Pseudomonas protegens CHA0 genome contains these proteins:
- a CDS encoding glyoxalase superfamily protein: MSFGKTTPILRIFDEAKAREFYLDFLGFSLDWEHRFEADFPLYLQVSRGECVLHLTEHHGDCSPGAALRIETDELETFQQQLLAKQYRFSHPQIQAMPWGSQDMTISDPFGNRLVFTNAISV; this comes from the coding sequence ATGAGCTTTGGCAAAACCACCCCCATCCTGCGGATCTTCGATGAAGCCAAGGCCCGGGAGTTTTACCTCGATTTCCTGGGTTTCTCCCTGGATTGGGAACACCGCTTCGAAGCCGATTTTCCGCTGTACCTGCAGGTCTCGCGGGGCGAGTGCGTGCTGCACCTTACCGAGCACCATGGCGACTGCTCGCCGGGTGCGGCCCTGCGGATCGAGACCGATGAACTGGAAACCTTCCAGCAGCAGTTGCTGGCCAAGCAGTACCGCTTCTCCCATCCGCAGATCCAGGCCATGCCCTGGGGCAGTCAGGACATGACCATCAGCGACCCGTTCGGCAATCGCCTGGTGTTCACCAACGCCATCAGCGTGTAA
- a CDS encoding AraC family transcriptional regulator — protein sequence MPSLGFTSVPPLLKYLLYAEQLGIATEPALAAAGLSAAQLNDTSLRLPMEVHERLLDYFCQHSGDPLFGLNSARFVKPSSWNVLGYITMNCATLGEAMGRIMPFEKLVGDMGTSRAEVAGDQVRLIWSCRHQRPDIRRHLVENVLASWLLYARWIADSQLSPSAVWFEHALPEPAEAAQYEALFGCPVLFQQPCSALVAPLEYLQMPLRQADARLLKTLEEHAQAMMASLGDAPLALQVHNVLRQLLKDGLPRKEQVAQHLHLSVRTLQRQLQQAGTSYQQILDDLRQELAEHYLRHSELSIQGISDCLGFTEPRSFHRSFKTRTGLTPGQFRLSAQSSGKA from the coding sequence ATGCCCAGCCTCGGTTTTACTTCGGTCCCGCCCCTGCTGAAATACCTGCTCTATGCGGAGCAATTGGGTATTGCCACCGAGCCGGCGCTGGCGGCGGCCGGGCTTAGCGCCGCGCAGTTGAACGACACCAGCCTGCGCCTGCCGATGGAGGTGCATGAGCGGTTGCTGGACTACTTCTGCCAGCACTCCGGCGATCCGCTGTTCGGGCTCAATTCGGCGCGCTTCGTCAAACCCAGCTCGTGGAATGTGCTGGGCTACATCACCATGAACTGCGCGACCCTCGGCGAAGCCATGGGCCGCATCATGCCGTTCGAAAAACTGGTGGGGGACATGGGCACCAGCCGGGCCGAGGTGGCGGGCGATCAGGTGCGGCTGATCTGGAGTTGCCGCCATCAGCGCCCGGACATCCGCCGGCACCTGGTGGAAAACGTCCTGGCGTCCTGGCTGTTGTATGCGCGCTGGATCGCCGATTCGCAGTTGTCGCCCAGCGCGGTGTGGTTCGAACATGCCCTGCCGGAACCCGCCGAGGCGGCGCAGTACGAGGCGTTGTTCGGCTGCCCGGTGCTGTTCCAGCAACCCTGCTCGGCGCTGGTGGCGCCGCTGGAGTACCTGCAGATGCCCCTGCGCCAGGCCGACGCGCGCCTGCTCAAGACCCTGGAAGAACATGCCCAGGCGATGATGGCTTCCCTGGGCGATGCGCCCCTGGCCTTGCAGGTGCACAACGTGCTGCGCCAGTTGCTCAAGGACGGCCTGCCGCGCAAGGAGCAGGTGGCGCAGCACCTGCACCTGTCGGTACGCACCCTGCAGCGCCAACTGCAACAGGCTGGCACTTCATACCAGCAGATTCTCGACGACCTGCGCCAGGAGCTGGCCGAGCACTATCTGCGCCACAGCGAGCTGTCGATCCAGGGCATCTCCGATTGCCTGGGTTTCACCGAACCGCGCTCGTTCCACCGCAGTTTCAAGACCCGCACCGGGCTGACCCCGGGGCAGTTCCGCCTGAGCGCGCAGAGCTCCGGCAAGGCCTGA
- a CDS encoding methyl-accepting chemotaxis protein → MGVTLRELISGIRDGVTQIASAAEELSAVTEETSAGVNSQKVETDQVATAMHEMTATVQEVARNAEEASQAAAAADGEARQGDKVVAQAIEQIERLASEVVRSTDAMTVLQQESDKIGSVMDVIKAVAEQTNLLALNAAIEAARAGEAGRGFAVVADEVRALAQRTQKSTEEIEELVAGLQNGTQQVATVMNNSRSLTDSSVELTRKAGASLESITRTVSNIQSMNQQIAAAAEQQSAVAEEISRSIINVRDVSEQTAAASDETAAASVELARLGGQLQMMVSHFRV, encoded by the coding sequence ATGGGCGTGACCCTGCGCGAGCTGATCAGCGGCATCCGCGACGGCGTGACCCAGATCGCCAGCGCCGCCGAAGAACTGTCCGCGGTGACCGAAGAAACCAGCGCCGGGGTCAACAGCCAGAAAGTCGAGACCGACCAGGTGGCCACCGCCATGCACGAGATGACCGCCACCGTGCAGGAAGTCGCGCGCAATGCCGAAGAAGCCTCCCAGGCCGCGGCCGCCGCCGACGGCGAAGCCCGCCAGGGCGACAAGGTGGTGGCCCAGGCCATCGAGCAGATCGAGCGCCTGGCCAGCGAAGTGGTGCGCTCCACCGACGCCATGACCGTGCTGCAACAGGAAAGCGACAAGATCGGCAGCGTCATGGACGTGATCAAGGCCGTGGCCGAACAGACCAACCTGCTGGCACTGAACGCCGCCATCGAAGCCGCCCGTGCCGGTGAAGCCGGCCGTGGTTTTGCCGTGGTCGCCGACGAAGTGCGGGCCCTGGCCCAGCGCACCCAGAAGTCCACCGAAGAGATCGAGGAACTGGTGGCCGGCCTGCAGAACGGCACCCAGCAAGTGGCTACCGTGATGAACAACAGCCGCAGCCTGACCGACAGCAGTGTCGAACTGACCCGCAAGGCCGGCGCCTCGCTGGAAAGCATCACCCGCACCGTGTCCAACATCCAGTCGATGAACCAGCAGATCGCCGCCGCTGCCGAGCAACAGAGCGCCGTGGCCGAAGAGATCAGCCGCAGCATCATCAACGTGCGCGACGTGTCCGAACAGACCGCCGCCGCCAGCGATGAAACCGCAGCCGCAAGTGTTGAACTGGCGCGCCTGGGCGGTCAGTTGCAGATGATGGTCAGCCACTTCCGCGTCTGA
- a CDS encoding histidine phosphatase family protein, giving the protein MTTRLVLPASKRPFLGRVLVRYKNLLALLLGACLVIPLGLFLLRPASVPDLSHGNGAGLQALTAAWDKGEMIVLVRHMERCDRSNAACLGPADGITDRAREVAVGLGAQFEHLGLERTDIYNSPLTRTAQTASYMFSKVSSGDGWLFNCKNTMLRDVMAHKVAGRNLVLVTHSECMAQMEQDLKRATPTLGYGASLFVSTDTLNGAPKMLGLIEASDWRSVNLKP; this is encoded by the coding sequence TTGACTACAAGACTGGTGTTGCCGGCGAGCAAGCGGCCCTTCCTGGGGCGCGTCCTGGTCCGTTACAAGAACCTGCTGGCGCTGCTGCTGGGCGCCTGCCTGGTGATTCCCCTGGGGCTGTTCCTGCTCCGGCCGGCCTCGGTGCCCGACCTGAGCCACGGCAACGGGGCCGGGCTCCAGGCCCTGACGGCCGCCTGGGACAAGGGCGAAATGATTGTGCTGGTGCGCCACATGGAGCGCTGCGACCGCTCCAATGCCGCGTGCCTGGGCCCGGCCGATGGCATTACCGACCGGGCCCGCGAGGTGGCGGTGGGGCTCGGCGCGCAGTTCGAGCACCTGGGCCTGGAGCGTACCGATATCTACAACAGCCCGTTGACGCGCACCGCGCAGACCGCGAGCTACATGTTCAGCAAGGTCAGCAGTGGCGATGGCTGGCTGTTCAACTGCAAGAACACCATGTTGCGCGATGTCATGGCGCACAAGGTCGCCGGGCGCAACCTGGTGCTGGTGACCCACAGCGAATGCATGGCGCAGATGGAGCAGGACCTCAAACGGGCGACCCCGACCCTGGGGTACGGCGCTTCCCTGTTCGTCTCCACCGATACCCTCAATGGCGCGCCGAAGATGCTCGGCCTGATCGAGGCCAGTGACTGGCGCTCGGTGAACCTCAAGCCCTGA
- a CDS encoding DUF2589 domain-containing protein, with protein sequence MAFFSRSKEPMSASDLSHITRGMHQAAAATHNLIAQQYIKLFDQFFDYNVDDLGTPMKAKMVEVALNEDHIINVPLIALVSPKGLALHKMTVDLSVRMQATELQKASHDLENGELQSEKFFVTFGSGKRDGQERDPDEVQISMEFRDCQPPEAIQRLIEEFTNLISPQRINDGLPATPPAAGTPPAEPDLLAP encoded by the coding sequence ATGGCGTTTTTTTCTCGCAGCAAGGAGCCCATGTCCGCCAGCGACCTGAGCCATATCACCCGCGGCATGCATCAGGCTGCAGCCGCCACCCACAACCTGATCGCCCAGCAGTACATCAAGTTGTTCGACCAGTTCTTCGACTACAACGTCGACGACCTGGGCACGCCGATGAAGGCCAAGATGGTCGAGGTGGCGCTCAACGAAGACCACATCATCAATGTGCCGCTGATTGCCCTGGTCTCGCCCAAGGGCCTGGCCCTGCACAAGATGACTGTCGACCTGTCGGTGCGCATGCAGGCCACCGAGCTGCAGAAGGCCAGCCACGACCTGGAGAACGGCGAGCTGCAGAGCGAGAAGTTTTTCGTCACCTTCGGCAGCGGCAAGCGTGACGGCCAGGAACGCGACCCGGACGAGGTACAGATCAGCATGGAGTTTCGCGACTGCCAGCCGCCGGAAGCGATCCAGCGCCTGATCGAGGAGTTCACCAACCTGATCAGCCCGCAGCGCATCAACGACGGCCTGCCAGCCACCCCGCCAGCGGCTGGCACGCCACCGGCCGAGCCGGACCTGCTGGCACCTTGA
- a CDS encoding DUF2589 domain-containing protein translates to MADIDKGLIGGVIAALPLDKMITGPLMAMIQAQVAASKAYADFLMGVCIQNGQAVSVQFDYDETLVDEQGVYKGTVKKSMRIPLLAAISHPNITIEEGSIEFELTISQMAEDTSSTEASGSFEAKMGWGPFSVSVKGAASHKSTQTRKTDTRARYAISTKIVRQDPPEALMRVIDFLTDAATKPVRLPSTQPTDTDKLPTANALKMPDAADEKKTGTGG, encoded by the coding sequence ATGGCAGATATCGATAAGGGCCTGATTGGCGGCGTGATCGCCGCCCTGCCCCTGGACAAGATGATCACCGGTCCACTGATGGCGATGATTCAGGCGCAGGTCGCCGCGAGCAAAGCCTATGCGGACTTCCTGATGGGCGTGTGCATTCAGAACGGCCAGGCGGTTTCGGTGCAGTTCGACTATGACGAAACCCTGGTGGATGAGCAGGGGGTGTACAAGGGCACCGTGAAGAAGTCGATGCGCATCCCGTTGCTGGCGGCCATCAGTCACCCCAACATCACCATCGAGGAAGGCTCCATCGAGTTCGAGCTGACCATCAGCCAGATGGCCGAGGACACCAGCAGCACCGAAGCCTCCGGCAGTTTCGAGGCGAAGATGGGCTGGGGCCCGTTCAGCGTTTCGGTCAAGGGCGCGGCGAGCCACAAATCGACCCAGACCCGCAAGACCGACACCCGTGCCCGCTACGCCATCAGCACCAAGATCGTCCGCCAGGACCCACCGGAAGCCCTGATGCGGGTCATCGACTTCCTCACCGACGCAGCCACCAAGCCTGTGCGGCTGCCTAGCACTCAACCGACCGACACCGACAAGCTGCCCACCGCCAACGCGCTGAAAATGCCCGATGCCGCGGACGAGAAGAAAACCGGCACCGGCGGTTGA
- a CDS encoding pesticin C-terminus-like muramidase codes for MSRYAIDFSFIAALEGAAITRGYVPDPDKSKSGVTVGTGFDLGQRNVEDLQALNLPADLIRRLTPYLGLKGLKAKAFLDGQPLNISSDEALLVDEAFKAPFVDLLAANYTKASGVDFAQLPAPMQTVIASVAFQYGNLASRTPNFWAQVVARDWKSALANLRNFGDSYGTRRRKEADLLGSQLTS; via the coding sequence ATGTCACGCTACGCGATTGATTTCAGTTTTATCGCCGCTCTGGAGGGAGCTGCCATTACCCGCGGTTATGTGCCCGATCCGGACAAGAGCAAGAGTGGCGTCACGGTGGGCACAGGCTTCGATCTGGGGCAACGGAACGTAGAGGACCTGCAGGCGCTCAATCTGCCGGCGGACCTGATCCGGCGACTGACCCCCTACCTGGGGCTGAAGGGGCTCAAGGCCAAGGCGTTTCTCGACGGCCAGCCCTTGAACATCAGCAGTGACGAGGCGCTTTTGGTGGACGAGGCATTCAAGGCGCCCTTCGTCGATCTTCTGGCAGCGAACTACACCAAGGCCAGCGGAGTGGACTTCGCCCAACTGCCGGCACCGATGCAGACCGTTATCGCCTCGGTGGCCTTTCAGTACGGCAACCTGGCCAGTCGCACACCGAACTTCTGGGCCCAGGTGGTGGCCCGCGACTGGAAGAGTGCCCTGGCCAACCTGCGCAACTTTGGCGACAGCTACGGCACTCGCCGGCGCAAGGAGGCTGATCTGCTGGGCTCGCAGCTAACCTCGTAA
- a CDS encoding ArnT family glycosyltransferase, whose amino-acid sequence MSRPAPLLFLLACLLFFFALGNHQLQGSTEARVAGIAMEMHLDDDWVTPRLFGTPFLEKPPLSLWLDAGAIRAFGGTPLAVRLASAFAGLFSVMLLYAMLRRFGRPAALAAMAGLMLATMASYWSNVRGVGEDALLSLGVTLALLAFFQAHRRQAAQQPALLSWLAFAGGIAIATLSKGVLGLAMPGVVIFAYLLADSLIDKRFTFSHWLRPGLLTLLGLVPLMIWLYMLYQRGGLQALGEVLWTNSVGRFDGSFEEAGHYEPFYYYLAKLPQAFLPWNILVYLGLWHFRKTLVQNRYLLFFSLWLLAQFALLCLASSKRTVYLMSLTPAAAVLAAEYGAVLYQRLAKRAPGTGFWSTVGRQRRGCLIALMALVIGGYLVNAQWAAPRADRELSFVPVTDRIMALQDSGHQLALYQANERIAGASVFYTQSLLKDLQNEAQLLAFLRESPQHMAVLGGAEAPKPPLQIQQTLMVGRQAYYFVNLAPAG is encoded by the coding sequence ATGTCACGACCCGCTCCGCTACTGTTTCTGCTGGCCTGCCTGCTGTTCTTCTTCGCCCTGGGCAACCACCAGTTGCAAGGTTCCACCGAAGCCCGGGTGGCCGGGATCGCCATGGAAATGCACCTGGACGATGACTGGGTCACACCGCGCCTGTTCGGCACGCCATTCCTGGAAAAACCGCCGCTGAGCCTGTGGCTCGATGCCGGGGCCATCCGCGCCTTCGGCGGCACGCCCCTGGCGGTGCGCCTGGCCTCGGCCTTCGCCGGGCTGTTCAGCGTGATGCTGCTGTACGCCATGCTGCGCCGCTTTGGCCGGCCGGCAGCCCTGGCGGCCATGGCCGGGCTGATGCTGGCGACCATGGCCAGTTACTGGAGCAACGTGCGCGGCGTGGGCGAGGATGCCCTGCTCAGCCTCGGGGTAACCCTGGCCCTGCTGGCGTTTTTCCAGGCCCATCGACGCCAGGCCGCGCAGCAGCCGGCGCTGCTCTCCTGGCTGGCGTTCGCCGGCGGGATCGCCATCGCCACCCTGAGCAAGGGCGTGCTCGGCCTGGCCATGCCCGGGGTGGTGATCTTCGCCTACCTGCTGGCCGACAGCCTGATCGACAAGCGCTTCACCTTCAGCCACTGGCTGCGCCCGGGCCTGCTGACCCTGCTGGGGCTGGTGCCGCTGATGATCTGGCTGTACATGCTCTACCAGCGCGGCGGCCTGCAGGCCCTGGGGGAAGTGCTGTGGACCAACAGCGTCGGGCGCTTCGACGGCTCCTTCGAGGAGGCCGGGCACTACGAGCCCTTCTACTACTACCTGGCCAAGCTGCCCCAGGCCTTCCTGCCGTGGAACATCCTGGTTTACCTGGGCCTGTGGCATTTCCGTAAAACCCTGGTGCAGAACCGCTACCTGCTGTTTTTCAGCCTCTGGCTACTGGCGCAGTTCGCCTTGCTGTGCCTGGCTTCGAGCAAGCGCACGGTGTACCTGATGTCCCTGACCCCGGCCGCGGCGGTGCTGGCGGCGGAATATGGCGCAGTGCTCTACCAGCGCCTGGCCAAGCGGGCCCCGGGCACGGGTTTCTGGAGTACCGTGGGGCGCCAGCGCAGGGGGTGCCTGATAGCGCTCATGGCCCTGGTGATCGGCGGCTATCTGGTCAACGCCCAATGGGCCGCGCCCAGGGCCGACCGCGAACTGTCGTTCGTTCCAGTGACCGACCGGATCATGGCGTTGCAGGATAGCGGGCACCAGCTGGCGCTGTACCAGGCCAACGAACGCATCGCCGGCGCCAGCGTGTTCTACACCCAGAGCCTGCTCAAGGACCTGCAGAACGAGGCGCAACTGCTGGCCTTCTTGCGCGAGTCGCCGCAGCACATGGCGGTACTGGGTGGCGCCGAGGCGCCCAAGCCGCCGCTGCAGATCCAGCAGACCCTCATGGTGGGCCGCCAGGCCTACTACTTCGTCAACCTGGCGCCGGCCGGCTGA
- a CDS encoding winged helix-turn-helix transcriptional regulator, with product MKHKHYQDIPGCPVEVTLDLIDGRWKGVVLHQLLANEFLRFNELQRRLPGISQRLLTKQLRDLEAAGLVARTVYAEVPPRVEYRLTDEGQSLQPVIEALSAWGRGRISRQQQESALT from the coding sequence ATGAAACACAAACACTATCAGGACATTCCAGGCTGCCCGGTGGAGGTCACCCTGGACCTGATCGACGGCCGCTGGAAAGGCGTGGTCCTGCACCAGTTGCTGGCCAACGAGTTCCTGCGTTTCAACGAACTGCAACGGCGCCTGCCGGGGATCTCCCAACGTCTTTTGACCAAGCAGTTGCGGGACCTGGAAGCCGCCGGCCTGGTGGCGCGCACGGTGTACGCCGAGGTGCCGCCGCGGGTGGAATACCGCCTGACCGACGAGGGGCAATCGCTGCAGCCGGTGATCGAGGCGCTGTCGGCCTGGGGCCGCGGGCGCATCAGCCGGCAACAGCAGGAAAGCGCCCTCACCTGA
- a CDS encoding zinc-binding alcohol dehydrogenase family protein produces the protein MKAIAYLKGSHLSDPHAFCEVQLDPPPLEPHDLLVAVEAVSVNPLDTKVRAGQVAVPDEVRTLGWDASGVVRAVGSAVTLFAPGDAVFYAGTFTRDGANAELHRVDERLVGHKPASLSFAQAAAMPLTSLTAWQLLFERLGRVPGDLAEQGTLLIVGGAGGVGSVLIQLARRLTAMTVIATASRPDSRQWCLDLGAHQVLDHSRSLVEQLAALDLPPVTHIAALTHTQRHYAELARIIVPHGHIALIDDHDFFDAVPLKAKSVSLHWEMVFTRALFQTPDMIEQHRILNRLAQLLDQGLIRCTLNEVFSPFNADSLRRAHERVEQGGLPGKVVVARDAQAIASL, from the coding sequence ATGAAGGCCATCGCCTACCTCAAAGGCTCGCACCTGTCTGACCCCCACGCGTTCTGCGAGGTGCAACTGGACCCGCCGCCACTGGAACCTCATGACCTGCTGGTGGCGGTCGAGGCGGTATCGGTCAACCCTTTGGACACGAAGGTCCGCGCCGGCCAGGTGGCGGTGCCCGACGAGGTGCGGACCCTGGGCTGGGACGCCAGTGGCGTGGTCCGCGCGGTGGGTAGCGCGGTGACCCTGTTCGCCCCTGGGGATGCGGTGTTCTATGCCGGCACCTTCACCCGCGATGGCGCCAATGCCGAGCTGCACCGGGTGGACGAGCGCCTGGTGGGGCACAAGCCGGCCAGCCTGTCCTTCGCCCAGGCGGCCGCCATGCCGCTGACCTCGCTGACCGCCTGGCAATTGCTCTTCGAGCGCCTGGGCCGGGTGCCCGGCGACCTCGCTGAACAGGGCACGCTGTTGATTGTCGGCGGTGCCGGTGGCGTTGGCTCGGTGCTGATCCAGCTGGCGCGCCGGCTGACCGCAATGACCGTCATCGCCACGGCTTCGCGGCCGGACAGCCGCCAGTGGTGCCTGGACCTGGGGGCCCATCAGGTGCTGGACCATTCCCGTTCGCTGGTGGAGCAACTGGCGGCCCTGGACCTGCCACCCGTGACCCATATTGCCGCCCTGACCCATACCCAGCGGCACTATGCCGAGCTGGCCCGGATCATCGTGCCCCATGGCCATATCGCGCTGATTGACGATCACGACTTCTTCGATGCGGTGCCGCTCAAGGCCAAGAGCGTGTCCCTGCACTGGGAGATGGTGTTCACCCGTGCCCTGTTCCAGACCCCGGACATGATCGAGCAGCACCGCATCCTCAACCGGCTGGCGCAACTGCTGGACCAGGGGCTGATCCGCTGCACCCTGAATGAAGTCTTCAGCCCGTTCAACGCCGACAGCCTGCGCCGGGCCCATGAGCGCGTGGAGCAGGGCGGCCTGCCGGGCAAGGTGGTAGTGGCCCGCGACGCCCAGGCCATCGCCTCCTTGTAG
- a CDS encoding AraC family transcriptional regulator, with protein MQPIDIDPYENTPRDVVVTAIDYPDGLYFAEHQHRRGQFAYAATGVISVFSDQGNWVVPPQRAIWVPAGVPHAMHMSGPVTMLNTYIRPRAAKRLGLPEQCQVREVSELLRQLLLRATAIPPRYAVGSVQGQVMNLLLHEVATMPALALNAPLPREPRLARACREALEQPSLELGIDEMAERAGMSRRTFTRLFRQHTGISFVEWRQQACLLAAVVRLGQGEAVTRVASDLGYSSPSAFSGVFRKVLGETPSRYFARARA; from the coding sequence ATGCAACCCATCGATATCGACCCTTACGAAAATACCCCGCGGGATGTGGTGGTCACCGCCATCGACTACCCCGACGGCCTGTACTTCGCCGAGCACCAGCACCGGCGCGGGCAGTTCGCCTATGCGGCTACGGGGGTGATCAGCGTCTTCAGCGACCAGGGCAACTGGGTGGTGCCGCCGCAGCGGGCCATCTGGGTGCCGGCCGGCGTGCCCCACGCCATGCACATGAGCGGGCCGGTGACCATGCTCAACACCTATATACGGCCCCGGGCAGCCAAGCGCCTGGGCCTGCCGGAGCAATGCCAGGTGCGGGAGGTGTCCGAGCTGCTGCGCCAGTTGCTGCTGCGGGCCACGGCCATTCCCCCGCGCTACGCCGTGGGCAGCGTGCAGGGCCAGGTGATGAACCTGCTGCTGCATGAAGTCGCGACCATGCCGGCCCTTGCCCTCAATGCTCCGCTTCCCCGCGAGCCACGGCTGGCCAGGGCCTGCCGCGAGGCGCTGGAGCAACCTTCGCTGGAGTTGGGGATCGATGAAATGGCCGAGCGCGCCGGCATGAGCCGCCGCACCTTCACCCGGCTGTTCCGCCAGCACACCGGCATCAGCTTCGTCGAGTGGCGCCAGCAGGCCTGCCTGCTGGCTGCCGTGGTGCGCCTGGGCCAGGGCGAAGCCGTGACCCGGGTCGCCAGCGACCTGGGCTACAGCAGCCCGAGTGCGTTCAGCGGTGTGTTTCGCAAGGTATTGGGCGAGACGCCCAGCCGCTATTTTGCCCGGGCCCGGGCCTGA
- a CDS encoding EamA family transporter: MQKKHLFLALLVTALWGLNFPITKLGLASIDPLLLTALRFTLAALPWVFLVPRPPVAFAWLAAYGLIFGVAMWALINLGIDHGVAPGTAALLIQFSAFFSLGWGVLLFGERLRLQQVLATAIALWGLLRIIGDSPGHATSLGYALLLVSAFSWSVGNVIIKRCGVREVFAFVVWASLFAPLPLLALTWISHGAAPFLQLAGQVSAGAALSLMFQVYAATHFCYWGWNLLLREYPVSRVAPLSLLIPVFGMAGSVLILGQRLGVEEGISMGLILLALAVGQFDWRRFFTLGRRSL, from the coding sequence ATGCAGAAAAAACACCTGTTCCTGGCCCTGTTGGTGACGGCCTTGTGGGGCCTGAATTTTCCCATCACCAAACTGGGCCTGGCCAGTATCGATCCGTTGCTGCTTACCGCCCTGCGTTTCACCCTGGCGGCGCTGCCCTGGGTGTTCCTGGTGCCGCGTCCGCCGGTGGCATTCGCCTGGCTGGCGGCCTACGGGCTGATTTTCGGCGTCGCCATGTGGGCGCTGATCAACCTGGGGATCGATCACGGCGTGGCGCCGGGCACGGCTGCACTGTTGATCCAGTTCAGTGCCTTTTTCTCCCTGGGCTGGGGCGTGCTGCTGTTCGGCGAGCGCCTGCGCCTGCAACAGGTGCTGGCCACGGCCATTGCCCTGTGGGGGCTGCTGCGGATCATTGGCGACAGCCCCGGGCATGCCACCAGCCTGGGTTATGCCCTGCTGCTGGTGAGTGCATTCAGCTGGAGCGTGGGCAACGTCATCATCAAGCGCTGCGGGGTGCGTGAGGTGTTCGCTTTCGTGGTCTGGGCGAGCCTGTTTGCGCCATTGCCGCTGCTGGCATTGACCTGGATAAGCCATGGTGCGGCGCCGTTTCTGCAACTGGCCGGGCAAGTGTCCGCCGGCGCGGCCTTGTCGCTGATGTTTCAGGTCTATGCTGCAACGCACTTTTGTTACTGGGGCTGGAACCTGTTGCTGCGCGAGTATCCGGTCTCCCGGGTGGCGCCCTTGTCGCTGCTGATCCCGGTGTTCGGCATGGCCGGTTCGGTGTTGATCCTGGGGCAGCGGCTTGGGGTCGAGGAGGGCATTTCCATGGGCCTGATCCTGCTGGCGCTGGCGGTGGGGCAGTTCGACTGGCGCCGGTTTTTCACCCTGGGTCGCCGTTCCCTGTAG